The Ancylobacter sp. SL191 nucleotide sequence GCTTGCCATCGCGCTCACCCTGGCGGCGTGGATCACGGCGGATGCGCTGTCCGGCGGCGCCGCGCATTGGCAGCGGGTATGGATGCGCCTGCCGCTGCTGCTCACCGGCTCCGGCGACGGCTGGCCGCTGACCGGCGGGTTCGTGCTGAATATTTTCCTCGGTCTCGGCTCGATGGCCCTCGCGGCGGTGCTGGGCACGCTGCTCGCCTTCGGCATGATGGCGAAGAGCCGGCTCGTTCGCCTGCCCTGCTTCTTCATCATGAATTTCCTGCGTAATTCGCCCTGGATCGTGCTGCTGTTCGCGATGCTCTACATCATCCCGTTCAATGTGCGCCTGTTCGGGATCAGCATCGCCGTGCCGGCCTTCGCCAAGGCGCTGATCGGCCTTGCTTTGCCGACCGGGGCGAACTTCGCGGAGATCATTCGGGGCGCGGTGCAGTCGATCCATTCCGGGCAATGGGAAGCCGCGCGCGCGCTCGGCTACATGCCCATGGCCATCTATGGCCGCATCATCCTGCCGCAGGCGCTGCGTCGGATGATACCCGGATGGATGAACCTCTATGCACTTCTGATGATCGCCACGTCACTGGCGACAGTGACAGGCATTCAGGACGTCGTCACGACGCTGAATACGCT carries:
- a CDS encoding amino acid ABC transporter permease, encoding MQWPLTYHEKKRVVQLAIALTLAAWITADALSGGAAHWQRVWMRLPLLLTGSGDGWPLTGGFVLNIFLGLGSMALAAVLGTLLAFGMMAKSRLVRLPCFFIMNFLRNSPWIVLLFAMLYIIPFNVRLFGISIAVPAFAKALIGLALPTGANFAEIIRGAVQSIHSGQWEAARALGYMPMAIYGRIILPQALRRMIPGWMNLYALLMIATSLATVTGIQDVVTTLNTLLSMENERVIVYFYIATLFLFFAYCYPIALLARRMEQSVKGDAL